A region from the Mycobacterium heidelbergense genome encodes:
- a CDS encoding transcriptional regulator, protein MTLASDRRPAPPPERPADEQRGPSGPLPDPDQAVEFWPTSAIRSALQGGDIATWKRIAAALKRDPYGRTARQVEEVLDGTRPYGISKALWEVLERARSHLQANERAEVARHVRLLIDRSGLGQHEFASRIGVASEELAAYLDGATSPSAALMIRMRRLSDRFVKVKSARPADSN, encoded by the coding sequence GTGACGTTGGCATCCGACCGGCGCCCCGCACCGCCGCCCGAGCGGCCCGCGGATGAACAGCGCGGGCCTTCCGGACCCCTTCCGGACCCCGACCAGGCGGTGGAGTTCTGGCCGACGTCGGCCATCCGTTCGGCGCTGCAGGGCGGGGACATCGCCACCTGGAAGCGCATCGCCGCCGCACTCAAACGCGACCCCTACGGGCGGACCGCCCGCCAGGTCGAGGAGGTCCTGGACGGCACCCGGCCCTACGGCATCTCCAAGGCCCTGTGGGAGGTGCTGGAGCGCGCCCGCAGCCACCTGCAGGCCAACGAACGCGCCGAGGTGGCCCGCCACGTGCGACTGCTGATCGACCGGTCCGGCCTGGGCCAACACGAATTCGCGTCCCGCATCGGGGTGGCGTCCGAGGAGCTGGCCGCGTACCTCGACGGCGCCACCAGCCCGTCGGCCGCGCTGATGATCCGGATGCGCCGCCTGTCGGATCGATTCGTCAAGGTGAAGTCGGCGCGCCCGGCCGATTCCAACTGA
- a CDS encoding M13 family metallopeptidase produces MTYAAIRSGIDLSHVDPDARPQDDLFGHVNGRWLAEYEIPADRATDGAFRHLFDRAEEQVRDLIIEASRGGAAAGTDEQRIGNLYAGFLDEETVERRGLRPLLDEMATIDNAADAAGLAAAMGALQRTGVGGGVAMYVDTDAKDSARYLVHFTQSGIGLPDESYFREERHAEVLAAYPGHIARMFGLVFGGDPADHAETAARIVALETKLAAAHWDVVKRRDADLSYNLRTFVELQADAVGFDWAGWATAVGGTADQLAEVVVRQPDYLAAFAELWGGGDFEDWKRWARWRLIRARAAWLTDDLVAADFDFYGRLLTGAEQIRERWKRAVSLVESLMGDAVGKLYVQRHFPPDAKTRMDALVDNLQAAYRLSIGELDWMTPQTRERALTKLGKFTAKVGYPTKWRDYSTLVIDRDDLYGNYQRGYAVNHDRELAKLGGPVDRDEWFMTPQTVNAYYNPGMNEIVFPAAILQPPFFDAEADDAANYGGIGAVIGHEIGHGFDDQGAKYDGDGNLVDWWTDDDRTEFGARTKALIEQYDGFVPRGLGDGHHVNGAFTVGENIGDLGGLSIALLAYQLSLGGQPAPVIDGLSGVQRVFYGWAQVWRTKSREAEAIRRLAVDPHSPPEFRCNGVVRNLDDFYDAFDVAEGDALYLEPQRRVRIWN; encoded by the coding sequence GTGACGTATGCGGCCATTCGCTCGGGAATCGACCTGAGCCATGTCGATCCCGATGCCCGGCCCCAGGACGACCTCTTCGGCCATGTCAACGGCCGCTGGCTGGCCGAATACGAGATACCCGCGGACCGGGCCACCGACGGCGCCTTCCGCCACCTGTTCGACCGGGCCGAGGAACAGGTGCGCGACCTGATCATCGAGGCGAGCCGGGGCGGCGCGGCCGCGGGCACCGACGAACAACGCATCGGCAACCTCTACGCCGGCTTCCTCGACGAGGAAACCGTCGAGCGCCGCGGCCTGCGGCCCCTGCTCGACGAGATGGCGACGATCGACAACGCCGCCGACGCCGCGGGCCTGGCCGCCGCGATGGGCGCGCTGCAGCGCACCGGGGTCGGCGGCGGCGTCGCGATGTACGTGGACACCGACGCCAAGGATTCGGCCCGTTATCTGGTGCACTTCACCCAGTCGGGCATCGGATTGCCCGACGAGTCGTATTTCCGCGAGGAGCGGCACGCCGAGGTGCTGGCGGCCTATCCCGGACACATCGCGCGGATGTTCGGTTTGGTCTTCGGTGGCGACCCGGCGGACCACGCCGAGACCGCGGCGCGCATCGTGGCGCTGGAGACGAAACTCGCTGCCGCGCACTGGGATGTGGTCAAGCGCCGCGACGCCGACCTCAGCTACAACCTGCGCACCTTCGTGGAGCTGCAGGCCGACGCGGTGGGCTTCGACTGGGCCGGCTGGGCGACGGCCGTGGGCGGCACCGCGGACCAGCTCGCGGAAGTGGTTGTGCGCCAACCCGATTACCTCGCCGCGTTCGCGGAGCTATGGGGCGGCGGGGATTTCGAGGACTGGAAGCGCTGGGCGCGTTGGCGTTTGATCCGCGCCCGCGCCGCCTGGTTGACCGACGACCTGGTGGCCGCCGACTTCGATTTCTATGGCCGCCTGCTGACCGGCGCCGAGCAGATCCGGGAGCGCTGGAAGCGGGCGGTGTCCTTGGTGGAGAGCCTGATGGGCGACGCCGTCGGAAAGCTGTATGTGCAAAGGCATTTCCCGCCGGACGCCAAGACCCGGATGGACGCGCTGGTGGACAACCTGCAGGCGGCGTACCGGCTGTCCATCGGCGAGTTGGACTGGATGACGCCGCAGACCCGCGAGCGCGCGCTGACCAAGCTGGGCAAGTTCACCGCCAAGGTCGGCTACCCGACGAAGTGGCGCGACTACTCGACGCTGGTGATCGACCGCGACGACCTGTACGGCAACTACCAGCGCGGGTACGCGGTCAACCACGACCGCGAGCTGGCCAAGCTCGGCGGGCCCGTGGACCGCGACGAATGGTTCATGACGCCGCAGACCGTCAACGCCTACTACAACCCGGGGATGAACGAAATCGTCTTCCCCGCGGCGATTTTGCAGCCACCGTTCTTCGACGCCGAGGCCGACGACGCCGCCAACTACGGCGGGATCGGGGCGGTGATCGGGCACGAGATCGGGCACGGCTTCGACGACCAGGGCGCCAAGTACGACGGCGACGGCAACCTGGTCGACTGGTGGACCGACGACGACCGCACCGAGTTCGGCGCCCGCACAAAGGCTCTCATCGAACAGTACGACGGCTTCGTGCCGCGTGGGCTGGGCGACGGGCACCACGTCAACGGCGCGTTCACCGTCGGGGAGAACATCGGCGACCTGGGCGGGTTGTCGATCGCGCTGCTGGCCTACCAGCTGTCGCTTGGCGGTCAGCCCGCCCCCGTGATCGACGGCCTGTCCGGCGTGCAGCGCGTGTTCTACGGCTGGGCTCAGGTGTGGCGAACCAAATCACGTGAGGCAGAAGCGATCCGGCGGTTGGCGGTGGACCCGCATTCGCCGCCGGAGTTCCGGTGCAACGGAGTCGTGCGTAACCTGGACGATTTCTACGATGCCTTCGACGTGGCCGAGGGCGACGCGCTGTACCTGGAGCCGCAACGCAGGGTCCGCATCTGGAACTAG
- a CDS encoding lysylphosphatidylglycerol synthase transmembrane domain-containing protein, with protein sequence MSHDAPAHKLHPRVGGLPHTPRGKYWWVRWVVLGIVAVVLAVEIALGWDQLAKAWMSLYEANWWWLLASVLAAAASMHSFAQIQRTLLRSAGVHVKQLRSEAAFYAANSLSTTLPGGPVLSATFLFRQQRLWGASTVVASWQLVMSGVLQAVGLALLGLGGAFFLGAKNNPFSLLFTLGGFVALLLLAQAVASRPELIDGIGTRVLAWVNSIRGKPADTGLDKWRETLMQLESVSLGRRDLGVAFGWSMFNWIADVACLGFAAYAAGDHASVAGLTVAYAAARAVGTIPLMPGGLLVVEAVLVPGLISSGMSLPSAISAMLLYRLISWLLIAAVGWVVFFFVFRTENTADSDDDPITGPLPLLPHQSGPSDDPADDALQGPLPPPEPNP encoded by the coding sequence GTGTCGCACGACGCGCCCGCCCACAAACTCCACCCGCGCGTGGGGGGACTCCCCCACACGCCGCGGGGCAAGTACTGGTGGGTGCGATGGGTGGTCCTCGGCATCGTCGCGGTCGTGCTTGCCGTCGAGATCGCACTCGGCTGGGACCAGCTGGCCAAGGCCTGGATGAGTTTGTATGAGGCCAACTGGTGGTGGCTGCTCGCGTCGGTGCTGGCCGCCGCCGCGTCGATGCACAGCTTCGCCCAGATCCAACGCACCCTGCTCAGATCCGCCGGTGTGCACGTCAAGCAATTGCGGTCCGAGGCCGCGTTCTACGCCGCCAACTCGCTGAGCACGACGCTGCCCGGCGGGCCGGTGCTGTCGGCGACGTTCCTGTTCCGTCAGCAGCGGCTCTGGGGCGCCTCGACGGTGGTGGCGTCGTGGCAGTTGGTGATGTCGGGCGTGCTGCAGGCGGTGGGGCTGGCGCTGCTCGGCCTGGGGGGCGCCTTCTTCCTGGGCGCGAAGAACAACCCGTTCTCGCTGCTGTTCACGCTCGGCGGCTTCGTCGCGCTGCTGCTCCTGGCCCAGGCGGTGGCGTCGCGGCCGGAGCTGATCGACGGCATCGGCACGCGAGTTTTGGCGTGGGTCAACTCGATTCGCGGCAAACCGGCCGACACCGGTCTGGACAAGTGGCGCGAGACGCTCATGCAGCTCGAATCGGTGAGCCTGGGCCGCCGCGACCTGGGGGTGGCGTTCGGTTGGTCGATGTTCAACTGGATCGCGGACGTGGCCTGCCTCGGCTTCGCCGCGTACGCCGCCGGCGACCACGCGTCCGTCGCCGGGTTGACGGTGGCGTATGCGGCCGCTCGCGCGGTCGGCACGATACCGCTGATGCCGGGCGGGTTGTTGGTGGTCGAGGCGGTGCTCGTGCCCGGGCTGATATCCAGCGGGATGTCGTTGCCGAGCGCGATCTCGGCCATGCTGCTCTACCGGCTGATCAGCTGGTTGCTGATCGCCGCCGTCGGCTGGGTGGTGTTCTTCTTCGTGTTCCGCACCGAGAACACCGCCGACTCGGACGACGACCCGATCACCGGTCCGCTGCCGCTGCTGCCGCATCAGAGCGGCCCCTCCGACGACCCGGCCGACGACGCCCTGCAGGGTCCGCTACCGCCGCCCGAGCCGAACCCGTAG
- a CDS encoding MMPL family transporter: MMRLSRSLRKHRWLVFTGWLLALVPAVYLAMTQSGNLTGGGFEVAGSQSLAVHDQLEDLYHDQGASALALVAAPRPDASYQDINDAVAFLRRVAGEFPGVTEAPNPAQRPPQPDRPYVLSLRLDARNANTSDVAKQLRHKVGIKGDQSGQTANGRVRLYVIGQGALSAAAAANTKRDIAAAERWNLPIILIVLLAVFGSLAAAAIPLALGVCTVVVTMGLVYLLSAYTTMSVFVTSTVSMFGIALAVDYSLFILMRFREELRSGRQPNEAVDAAMATSGLAVVLSGMTVVASLTGIYLINTPALKSMATGAILAVAVAMLTSATLTPAVLATFGRAAAKRSALLHWSRRPESTQSRFWNRWIGWVMRRPWISAVAASLVLLVMAVPVASMVLGNSLLRQFDSSHEIRAGVGAAAEALGPGALGPIRVLITFPDGGAAAPEHGQMIAAIRQRMTQAPNIVSVSPPQFAEDNGSALLSAVLSVDPEDMRARDAVSWMRAQLPRIPDAGTARVDVGGPTALIKDFDDRVSQTEPLVLLFVALIAFVMLLISIHSVFLAFKGVLMTLLSVAAAYGSLVMVFQWGWLRDLGFAQISSIDSTVPPLVLAMTFGLSMDYEIFLLTRIRERFLHSGNTRDAVAYGVSTSARTITSAALIMIAVFIGFAFAGMPLVAEIGVACAVAIAVDATVVRLVLVPALMAMFAQWNWWLPGWLRRVLPSVDFDRPLPEVDLGDVVVIPDDISALTAPSADLRMVLKSAAKLKDLAPDAICVADPLAFTGCGRNGGEDRGQGPGQIPHQVDIGDDTAGTPAGPVGDKAGTNGHPGAKKLVGGLASRNGIARAIAGSDRPVHPVTLWRGRLSVAIDALEAGLEADTATAGAADGPRYERRSPVETTHVQLPTGDRLLVPTGAEALRLKGYLIMCRNSSRDYADFADMVETVEPETAAVVLSGMDRYYCCQTPKREWIATQLVRRLADPHPCDFGDDRWSEPDAKAGWDEVRQRCLSVAVAMLEEAR, translated from the coding sequence ATGATGCGCCTCAGCCGCAGCCTGCGTAAGCACCGCTGGTTGGTCTTCACAGGCTGGTTGCTGGCATTGGTGCCGGCGGTCTACCTGGCGATGACGCAGTCCGGAAACCTCACCGGCGGTGGTTTCGAGGTGGCCGGCTCCCAGTCGCTGGCGGTGCACGACCAACTCGAGGATTTGTACCACGACCAGGGCGCGTCCGCGCTGGCGCTGGTGGCGGCGCCCCGGCCGGACGCCAGCTACCAGGACATCAACGACGCGGTCGCGTTCCTGAGGCGGGTCGCCGGCGAGTTCCCCGGCGTAACCGAGGCGCCCAACCCCGCCCAGCGGCCGCCGCAGCCCGACCGGCCGTATGTGCTGTCGCTGCGGCTCGACGCCCGCAACGCCAACACCAGCGACGTTGCCAAGCAGCTGCGCCACAAGGTTGGCATCAAGGGCGATCAGTCCGGCCAGACCGCCAACGGCCGGGTGCGGCTGTACGTCATCGGGCAGGGCGCGCTCAGCGCCGCCGCGGCGGCAAACACCAAGCGCGACATCGCCGCCGCCGAACGCTGGAACCTGCCCATCATCCTGATCGTCTTGCTGGCGGTGTTCGGCTCGCTGGCCGCCGCGGCGATCCCGCTCGCCCTCGGCGTCTGCACGGTCGTGGTCACCATGGGCCTCGTCTACCTGCTGTCGGCGTACACGACCATGTCGGTGTTCGTGACGTCGACGGTGTCGATGTTCGGGATCGCGCTCGCCGTTGACTATTCGCTGTTCATCCTGATGCGTTTCCGCGAGGAGCTGCGCAGCGGCCGCCAGCCGAACGAAGCCGTGGACGCCGCGATGGCCACGTCCGGCCTCGCGGTCGTGCTGTCGGGGATGACCGTCGTCGCGTCCCTCACCGGGATCTACCTCATCAACACCCCCGCGCTGAAGTCGATGGCCACCGGGGCGATCCTGGCCGTCGCGGTGGCGATGCTGACGTCGGCGACCCTGACGCCGGCGGTGTTGGCGACGTTCGGCCGGGCGGCCGCCAAAAGGTCGGCGCTGCTGCACTGGTCGCGCCGGCCGGAGAGCACCCAGTCCCGGTTCTGGAACCGCTGGATCGGATGGGTGATGCGCCGGCCATGGATATCGGCGGTCGCGGCGTCGCTGGTGCTGCTCGTCATGGCGGTACCGGTGGCGTCGATGGTGTTGGGCAACAGCCTGCTTCGCCAGTTCGACTCGTCGCACGAGATCCGCGCCGGGGTGGGCGCGGCGGCCGAGGCGCTCGGGCCCGGCGCGCTGGGCCCCATTCGGGTGCTGATCACCTTTCCCGACGGCGGCGCGGCCGCACCCGAGCACGGCCAGATGATCGCCGCCATCCGTCAGCGGATGACGCAGGCGCCCAACATCGTCTCGGTGTCGCCGCCCCAATTCGCCGAGGACAACGGCAGCGCCCTGCTGTCCGCGGTGTTATCGGTCGATCCCGAGGACATGCGCGCCCGGGACGCCGTGAGCTGGATGCGCGCGCAGCTACCCCGGATTCCCGACGCCGGAACGGCGCGCGTCGACGTCGGCGGCCCGACCGCGCTGATCAAGGACTTCGATGACCGGGTGTCGCAGACCGAGCCGCTGGTGCTGCTCTTCGTCGCGCTGATCGCTTTCGTGATGCTGTTGATCTCCATCCACTCGGTGTTCCTGGCGTTCAAGGGCGTGCTGATGACGTTGCTGTCGGTCGCCGCCGCCTACGGCAGCCTGGTGATGGTTTTCCAGTGGGGATGGCTGCGGGACCTCGGTTTCGCGCAGATCAGCTCGATCGACAGCACCGTTCCCCCGCTGGTGCTGGCGATGACCTTCGGGTTGTCGATGGACTACGAGATCTTCCTGCTCACCCGCATCCGGGAACGCTTCCTGCACTCCGGGAACACCCGCGACGCGGTCGCCTACGGCGTCAGCACCAGCGCCCGCACGATCACCAGCGCCGCGCTGATCATGATCGCGGTGTTCATCGGCTTCGCGTTCGCCGGCATGCCGCTGGTCGCCGAGATCGGCGTGGCGTGCGCCGTCGCGATCGCGGTGGACGCCACGGTGGTGCGGCTGGTCCTGGTTCCCGCGTTGATGGCGATGTTCGCCCAGTGGAACTGGTGGCTGCCCGGCTGGCTGCGCCGCGTGCTGCCGTCGGTCGACTTCGACCGGCCGCTGCCCGAGGTCGACCTCGGCGACGTCGTGGTCATCCCCGACGACATCTCGGCGCTGACGGCGCCCAGCGCCGACCTGCGGATGGTGCTCAAGTCGGCCGCGAAGCTCAAGGACCTGGCGCCCGACGCCATTTGCGTGGCCGACCCGCTCGCCTTCACCGGTTGCGGGCGCAACGGCGGGGAGGATCGGGGCCAGGGCCCCGGACAGATCCCGCACCAGGTCGACATCGGCGACGACACCGCGGGGACCCCGGCGGGCCCCGTCGGCGACAAGGCCGGCACCAACGGCCACCCGGGCGCAAAGAAGCTGGTCGGCGGGCTGGCGTCGCGCAACGGCATCGCCCGCGCGATCGCCGGCTCGGACCGGCCGGTGCATCCGGTCACGTTGTGGCGGGGGCGGCTCTCGGTCGCCATCGACGCCCTCGAGGCCGGCTTGGAGGCCGACACCGCGACGGCGGGGGCCGCCGACGGTCCGAGGTACGAGCGGCGCAGCCCGGTGGAGACCACCCACGTGCAGCTGCCCACCGGCGACCGGCTGCTCGTCCCGACCGGTGCCGAAGCGCTGCGACTCAAGGGCTACCTGATCATGTGCCGTAACAGCAGCCGCGATTATGCCGACTTTGCTGACATGGTCGAGACGGTGGAACCCGAGACCGCCGCCGTGGTGCTGTCCGGGATGGATAGGTATTACTGTTGTCAAACGCCGAAGCGGGAGTGGATCGCCACCCAGTTGGTCCGCCGGCTCGCGGACCCGCATCCTTGCGATTTCGGCGACGATCGGTGGTCGGAACCCGACGCCAAGGCGGGCTGGGACGAGGTCAGGCAGCGCTGCCTGTCGGTTGCCGTGGCGATGCTGGAGGAGGCGAGGTGA
- a CDS encoding hemophore encodes MTTGSVTRRRRLIAGLIAAAVPAAAVAVLAGPPATGSNDPCAASEVARTIGSVSKSMGDYLDSHPETNQTMTTMLQQQAGPQSLTGLKSYFEANPKVAGDMTSIAQPLTNMSMQCKLPITIPQAMGLMQQAQGAAGAPLAAGPVPPAGIPPAAGALPAAGALLPGVTVGGAPKPNNAG; translated from the coding sequence ATGACGACAGGCAGCGTGACCAGGCGCCGCAGACTCATCGCGGGGCTGATCGCCGCCGCGGTGCCCGCCGCCGCTGTCGCTGTGTTGGCGGGGCCGCCGGCGACAGGTTCCAACGACCCGTGCGCGGCCAGCGAGGTCGCGAGGACGATCGGGTCGGTGTCCAAGTCGATGGGCGACTACCTGGACTCGCATCCCGAGACCAACCAGACGATGACCACGATGCTGCAGCAGCAGGCGGGGCCGCAGTCGTTGACGGGGCTGAAGTCCTACTTCGAGGCCAACCCCAAGGTTGCCGGTGACATGACGTCGATCGCGCAGCCGCTGACCAACATGTCGATGCAGTGCAAGCTGCCGATCACGATCCCCCAGGCGATGGGCCTTATGCAGCAGGCCCAGGGCGCGGCGGGCGCCCCGCTCGCGGCGGGTCCGGTCCCGCCCGCGGGCATTCCGCCGGCCGCGGGCGCGCTGCCGGCCGCGGGCGCGCTGCTGCCCGGCGTGACGGTGGGCGGTGCGCCGAAGCCGAACAACGCGGGCTGA